The following proteins come from a genomic window of Aricia agestis chromosome 19, ilAriAges1.1, whole genome shotgun sequence:
- the LOC121736317 gene encoding nucleolar protein dao-5-like isoform X2, with amino-acid sequence MDYYVNSKSEEATIYEIYKSCRLCGAGAGYKMPIIQNVINLDPDETELKQKIRECVQIEVHQDDKMPPLICELCVDKVNDFYEFLEMCKQTNKKTRLRLGLPPQTLPRGAPDAGDCILGLTEPVFINESSNETPSSRSAKTPKAVKTKKEMEPKVNPKFRKKEDPKTPKLSELRNDVKITRSAESKKDVKITRSAESKDDLHISRVLAESSSLRSGRSRQPSPPRSLRGTKRPSEDNTPVSKVQKTNKPEATPSPKSIIKKIKQEVPDDLLEPRNKRPRDSTRETIETPKKEVNKKAKVTLNIPKIKVEPKPAAPSPPPVHKCTKCKSTFKTPQALSSHMNTHIQVKVEKIETPKPEPKPKTQKCPKCDKTFPATAFKDHKCKQPECKFCKKKFQTMGPCTNHEKFCSVGNSANTTPAKTVSSAKTNPAKSTPVKSAPSKTTPAKITPAKTTPVKTTPAKTIPAKTTPAKTIPAKTISSAKTSLSKKLKIPQWLKSQLLPMEVRLMRCDRLCDDNGHCRDADFVDHDYGLDKTREYPYLYNLSMLTHKLRIKSELAMYDRMVKIQDNIRDEFDLDEFYTHWDSASDSDSDTEMFKPKSKSAVKRLSTLSLKVLFSPKGLGKVPKKLRKIKSEKPFDSILNSTELDSDKFGISNIINSLDDSINDNDNTKDFVNEKFKTKHDDTFFGENKGPGVKNSDFDLLFGSAGSTGNKDNLSSNEDVERGSPSLDISSVNNRLSRADRNKEFNVEDKNNSVSSTENTNASIENESNNKSESDSIDMMSSNQTSVVVSKNKTQDEDQDNEFKENMIENGEDKSLTPNSNDEKLNSSTESTALENGVREKSNELIADKDVEHDKANDANDTVNSNNGSEVVNCSVNGDKDKNVDDLGAGSDTDMDDGKLMEAIDAQLGESDVKRAKVTDNLSSKESDDFTKDIEF; translated from the exons ATGGATTACTACGTTAATTCAAAATCGGAGGAAGCAACTATATACGAAATATATAAATCATGTCGCCTGTGCGGGGCTGGTGCTGGCTACAAAATGCCAATaatacaaaatgttataaactTGGATCCAGACGAAACAGAACTTAAGCAAAAAATACGCGAATGCGTACAAATTGAG GTTCACCAGGATGATAAAATGCCACCATTGATCTGTGAACTCTGTGTGGACAAGGTGAATGACTTTTATGAGTTTCTGGAGATGTGTAAACAGACAAACAAGAAAACCAGACTCCGACTTGGACTGCCACCCCAAACATTACCCCGTGGCGCC CCTGATGCCGGTGACTGTATATTGGGCTTAACAGAACCTGTCTTCATCAATGAAAGTTCTAATGAAACACCTTCATCTAGATCTGCCAAGACCCCTAAAGCTGTTAAAACCAAGAAGGAAATGGAACCCAAG GTTAACCCAAAATTTCGCAAAAAAGAAGATCCTAAAACACCAAAATTATCAGAATTGAGGAATGACGTCAAAATAACAAGATCAGCTGAATCAAAGAAAG ATGTGAAAATAACGAGATCGGCAGAATCAAAGGATGACTTACATATATCTAGAGTGTTAGCTGAATCGAGTAGTCTCAGGAGTGGTCGGAGCAGGCAGCCGAGTCCTCCACGATCTCTTCGGGGCACAAAAAGGCCTAGTGAAGACAACACTCCTGTTAGCAAAGTACAG AAAACAAACAAACCTGAAGCAACTCCATCACCGAAATCcattataaagaaaattaaacaagaagtt CCAGATGACCTCTTGGAGCCGCGTAACAAGCGACCCCGTGACAGTACGCGCGAAACCATCGAAACTCCTAAGAAGGAAGTTAATAAGAAAGCCAA ggtaACTCTGAACATTCCCAAGATTAAGGTGGAGCCCAAACCTGCAGCCCCATCGCCACCGCCAGTGCATAAGTGCACCAAATGTAAAAGCACATTCAAAACGCCCCAAGCGCTATCTTCACATATGAACACACATATTCAAGTCAA ggTCGAAAAAATTGAGACCCCCAAACCCGAACCAAAACCGAAGACGCAGAAGTGTCCAAAGTGCGACAAAACTTTCCCCGCCACTGCGTTCAAGGACCACAAATGTAAAC aacCAGAATGTAAGTTCTGTAAGAAAAAGTTCCAGACTATGGGACCATGCACCAATCATGAGAAATTTTGCTCTGTTGGCAATTCAGCCAATACGACTCCGGCAAAAACTGTTTCCTCTGCAAAAACTAATCCAGCAAAAAGTACTCCAGTGAAAAGTGCTCCATCAAAAACTACTCCAGCAAAAATTACTCCAGCAAAAACTACTCCAGTAAAAACTACTCCAGCAAAAACTATTCCAGCAAAAACTACTCCAGCAAAAACTATTCCAGCAAAAACTATTTCATCAGCAAAAACTTCATTATCTA AAAAACTGAAAATTCCGCAATGGCTGAAGTCGCAGTTACTTCCGATGGAGGTCAGGCTAATGAGGTGTGACCGGCTGTGCGACGACAACGGACACTGTCGAGACGCCGATTTTGTTGATCAT GACTACGGCTTAGACAAGACGCGCGAGTATCCATATCTATATAATTTGTCGATGTTGACACATAAACTGCGTATTAAGTCCGAACTGGCGATGTATGACCGCATGGTCAAAATCCAGGACAACATAAGAGATGAATTCGATTTAGACGAGTTCTACACGCACTGGGATTCCGCCAGTGACTCAGATTCTGATACAGAAATGTTCAAACCTAAATCAAAGAGTGCTGTCAAAAGACTTTCCACTTTATCTCTAAAAGTACTCTTCTCGCCTAAAGGCCTAGGCAAAGTTCCGAAAAAACTAAGAAAGATAAAGTCAGAAAAACCATTCGACTCCATACTCAATTCGACGGAATTAGACAGCGACAAATTTGGAATCAGCAACATAATCAATAGTTTAGATGATTCTATAAATGACAACGATAATACTAAAGATTTTGTGAATGagaaatttaaaactaaacacGACGATACCTTCTTTGGAGAAAACAAGGGCCCAGGTGTTAAAAATAGTGactttgatttattatttgGTAGTGCTGGCAGCACCGGTAATAAAGACAACTTATCTTCTAATGAAGATGTAGAAAGAGGAAGTCCGTCGTTAGATATAAGCTCTGTAAATAATAGGCTAAGTCGAGCAGATAGGAATAAAGAGTTTAACGTAGAAGACAAAAACAATAGTGTAAGCAGTACTGAAAATACTAATGCGAGTATAGAAAACGAAAGTAATAATAAATCTGAGAGTGATAGTATTGATATGATGAGTTCGAACCAAACTTCAGTTGTAGTAAGTAAAAATAAGACACAGGATGAAGATCAAGATAATGAGTTTAAAGAAAACATGATCGAAAATGGTGAAGACAAAAGTCTTACACCTAATAGTAATGATGAAAAACTTAATAGTAGTACTGAAAGTACAGCACTAGAAAATGGTGTAAGAGAAAAAAGCAACGAATTAATAGCTGACAAAGATGTTGAACATGATAAAGCAAATGATGCCAATGACACAGTGAATTCAAACAATGGAAGCGAAGTTGTAAATTGTAGTGTGAATGGCGATAAAGACAAAAATGTAGATGATTTAGGAGCCGGCAGTGACACTGATATGGATGATGGGAAGCTGATGGAAGCGATTGATGCACAACTCGGTGAAAGTGATGTCAAAAGAGCAAAAGTAACCGACAATTTAAGTTCAAAAGAATCTGATGATTTTACAAAAGATATAGAGTTCTAG
- the LOC121736317 gene encoding uncharacterized protein LOC121736317 isoform X3 — translation MDYYVNSKSEEATIYEIYKSCRLCGAGAGYKMPIIQNVINLDPDETELKQKIRECVQIEVHQDDKMPPLICELCVDKVNDFYEFLEMCKQTNKKTRLRLGLPPQTLPRGAPDAGDCILGLTEPVFINESSNETPSSRSAKTPKAVKTKKEMEPKVNPKFRKKEDPKTPKLSELRNDVKITRSAESKKDNIKVTKSSESQKDVKITRSAESKDDLHISRVLAESSSLRSGRSRQPSPPRSLRGTKRPSEDNTPVSKVQKTNKPEATPSPKSIIKKIKQEVPDDLLEPRNKRPRDSTRETIETPKKEVNKKAKVTLNIPKIKVEPKPAAPSPPPVHKCTKCKSTFKTPQALSSHMNTHIQVKVEKIETPKPEPKPKTQKCPKCDKTFPATAFKDHKCKQPECKFCKKKFQTMGPCTNHEKFCSVGNSANTTPAKTVSSAKTPVKTTPAKTIPAKTTPAKTIPAKTISSAKTSLSKKLKIPQWLKSQLLPMEVRLMRCDRLCDDNGHCRDADFVDHDYGLDKTREYPYLYNLSMLTHKLRIKSELAMYDRMVKIQDNIRDEFDLDEFYTHWDSASDSDSDTEMFKPKSKSAVKRLSTLSLKVLFSPKGLGKVPKKLRKIKSEKPFDSILNSTELDSDKFGISNIINSLDDSINDNDNTKDFVNEKFKTKHDDTFFGENKGPGVKNSDFDLLFGSAGSTGNKDNLSSNEDVERGSPSLDISSVNNRLSRADRNKEFNVEDKNNSVSSTENTNASIENESNNKSESDSIDMMSSNQTSVVVSKNKTQDEDQDNEFKENMIENGEDKSLTPNSNDEKLNSSTESTALENGVREKSNELIADKDVEHDKANDANDTVNSNNGSEVVNCSVNGDKDKNVDDLGAGSDTDMDDGKLMEAIDAQLGESDVKRAKVTDNLSSKESDDFTKDIEF, via the exons ATGGATTACTACGTTAATTCAAAATCGGAGGAAGCAACTATATACGAAATATATAAATCATGTCGCCTGTGCGGGGCTGGTGCTGGCTACAAAATGCCAATaatacaaaatgttataaactTGGATCCAGACGAAACAGAACTTAAGCAAAAAATACGCGAATGCGTACAAATTGAG GTTCACCAGGATGATAAAATGCCACCATTGATCTGTGAACTCTGTGTGGACAAGGTGAATGACTTTTATGAGTTTCTGGAGATGTGTAAACAGACAAACAAGAAAACCAGACTCCGACTTGGACTGCCACCCCAAACATTACCCCGTGGCGCC CCTGATGCCGGTGACTGTATATTGGGCTTAACAGAACCTGTCTTCATCAATGAAAGTTCTAATGAAACACCTTCATCTAGATCTGCCAAGACCCCTAAAGCTGTTAAAACCAAGAAGGAAATGGAACCCAAG GTTAACCCAAAATTTCGCAAAAAAGAAGATCCTAAAACACCAAAATTATCAGAATTGAGGAATGACGTCAAAATAACAAGATCAGCTGAATCAAAGAAAGATAACATCAAAGTAACAAAATCATCAGAATCGCAGAAAGATGTGAAAATAACGAGATCGGCAGAATCAAAGGATGACTTACATATATCTAGAGTGTTAGCTGAATCGAGTAGTCTCAGGAGTGGTCGGAGCAGGCAGCCGAGTCCTCCACGATCTCTTCGGGGCACAAAAAGGCCTAGTGAAGACAACACTCCTGTTAGCAAAGTACAG AAAACAAACAAACCTGAAGCAACTCCATCACCGAAATCcattataaagaaaattaaacaagaagtt CCAGATGACCTCTTGGAGCCGCGTAACAAGCGACCCCGTGACAGTACGCGCGAAACCATCGAAACTCCTAAGAAGGAAGTTAATAAGAAAGCCAA ggtaACTCTGAACATTCCCAAGATTAAGGTGGAGCCCAAACCTGCAGCCCCATCGCCACCGCCAGTGCATAAGTGCACCAAATGTAAAAGCACATTCAAAACGCCCCAAGCGCTATCTTCACATATGAACACACATATTCAAGTCAA ggTCGAAAAAATTGAGACCCCCAAACCCGAACCAAAACCGAAGACGCAGAAGTGTCCAAAGTGCGACAAAACTTTCCCCGCCACTGCGTTCAAGGACCACAAATGTAAAC aacCAGAATGTAAGTTCTGTAAGAAAAAGTTCCAGACTATGGGACCATGCACCAATCATGAGAAATTTTGCTCTGTTGGCAATTCAGCCAATACGACTCCGGCAAAAACTGTTTCCTCTGCAAAA ACTCCAGTAAAAACTACTCCAGCAAAAACTATTCCAGCAAAAACTACTCCAGCAAAAACTATTCCAGCAAAAACTATTTCATCAGCAAAAACTTCATTATCTA AAAAACTGAAAATTCCGCAATGGCTGAAGTCGCAGTTACTTCCGATGGAGGTCAGGCTAATGAGGTGTGACCGGCTGTGCGACGACAACGGACACTGTCGAGACGCCGATTTTGTTGATCAT GACTACGGCTTAGACAAGACGCGCGAGTATCCATATCTATATAATTTGTCGATGTTGACACATAAACTGCGTATTAAGTCCGAACTGGCGATGTATGACCGCATGGTCAAAATCCAGGACAACATAAGAGATGAATTCGATTTAGACGAGTTCTACACGCACTGGGATTCCGCCAGTGACTCAGATTCTGATACAGAAATGTTCAAACCTAAATCAAAGAGTGCTGTCAAAAGACTTTCCACTTTATCTCTAAAAGTACTCTTCTCGCCTAAAGGCCTAGGCAAAGTTCCGAAAAAACTAAGAAAGATAAAGTCAGAAAAACCATTCGACTCCATACTCAATTCGACGGAATTAGACAGCGACAAATTTGGAATCAGCAACATAATCAATAGTTTAGATGATTCTATAAATGACAACGATAATACTAAAGATTTTGTGAATGagaaatttaaaactaaacacGACGATACCTTCTTTGGAGAAAACAAGGGCCCAGGTGTTAAAAATAGTGactttgatttattatttgGTAGTGCTGGCAGCACCGGTAATAAAGACAACTTATCTTCTAATGAAGATGTAGAAAGAGGAAGTCCGTCGTTAGATATAAGCTCTGTAAATAATAGGCTAAGTCGAGCAGATAGGAATAAAGAGTTTAACGTAGAAGACAAAAACAATAGTGTAAGCAGTACTGAAAATACTAATGCGAGTATAGAAAACGAAAGTAATAATAAATCTGAGAGTGATAGTATTGATATGATGAGTTCGAACCAAACTTCAGTTGTAGTAAGTAAAAATAAGACACAGGATGAAGATCAAGATAATGAGTTTAAAGAAAACATGATCGAAAATGGTGAAGACAAAAGTCTTACACCTAATAGTAATGATGAAAAACTTAATAGTAGTACTGAAAGTACAGCACTAGAAAATGGTGTAAGAGAAAAAAGCAACGAATTAATAGCTGACAAAGATGTTGAACATGATAAAGCAAATGATGCCAATGACACAGTGAATTCAAACAATGGAAGCGAAGTTGTAAATTGTAGTGTGAATGGCGATAAAGACAAAAATGTAGATGATTTAGGAGCCGGCAGTGACACTGATATGGATGATGGGAAGCTGATGGAAGCGATTGATGCACAACTCGGTGAAAGTGATGTCAAAAGAGCAAAAGTAACCGACAATTTAAGTTCAAAAGAATCTGATGATTTTACAAAAGATATAGAGTTCTAG
- the LOC121736317 gene encoding nucleolar protein dao-5-like isoform X1, giving the protein MDYYVNSKSEEATIYEIYKSCRLCGAGAGYKMPIIQNVINLDPDETELKQKIRECVQIEVHQDDKMPPLICELCVDKVNDFYEFLEMCKQTNKKTRLRLGLPPQTLPRGAPDAGDCILGLTEPVFINESSNETPSSRSAKTPKAVKTKKEMEPKVNPKFRKKEDPKTPKLSELRNDVKITRSAESKKDNIKVTKSSESQKDVKITRSAESKDDLHISRVLAESSSLRSGRSRQPSPPRSLRGTKRPSEDNTPVSKVQKTNKPEATPSPKSIIKKIKQEVPDDLLEPRNKRPRDSTRETIETPKKEVNKKAKVTLNIPKIKVEPKPAAPSPPPVHKCTKCKSTFKTPQALSSHMNTHIQVKVEKIETPKPEPKPKTQKCPKCDKTFPATAFKDHKCKQPECKFCKKKFQTMGPCTNHEKFCSVGNSANTTPAKTVSSAKTNPAKSTPVKSAPSKTTPAKITPAKTTPVKTTPAKTIPAKTTPAKTIPAKTISSAKTSLSKKLKIPQWLKSQLLPMEVRLMRCDRLCDDNGHCRDADFVDHDYGLDKTREYPYLYNLSMLTHKLRIKSELAMYDRMVKIQDNIRDEFDLDEFYTHWDSASDSDSDTEMFKPKSKSAVKRLSTLSLKVLFSPKGLGKVPKKLRKIKSEKPFDSILNSTELDSDKFGISNIINSLDDSINDNDNTKDFVNEKFKTKHDDTFFGENKGPGVKNSDFDLLFGSAGSTGNKDNLSSNEDVERGSPSLDISSVNNRLSRADRNKEFNVEDKNNSVSSTENTNASIENESNNKSESDSIDMMSSNQTSVVVSKNKTQDEDQDNEFKENMIENGEDKSLTPNSNDEKLNSSTESTALENGVREKSNELIADKDVEHDKANDANDTVNSNNGSEVVNCSVNGDKDKNVDDLGAGSDTDMDDGKLMEAIDAQLGESDVKRAKVTDNLSSKESDDFTKDIEF; this is encoded by the exons ATGGATTACTACGTTAATTCAAAATCGGAGGAAGCAACTATATACGAAATATATAAATCATGTCGCCTGTGCGGGGCTGGTGCTGGCTACAAAATGCCAATaatacaaaatgttataaactTGGATCCAGACGAAACAGAACTTAAGCAAAAAATACGCGAATGCGTACAAATTGAG GTTCACCAGGATGATAAAATGCCACCATTGATCTGTGAACTCTGTGTGGACAAGGTGAATGACTTTTATGAGTTTCTGGAGATGTGTAAACAGACAAACAAGAAAACCAGACTCCGACTTGGACTGCCACCCCAAACATTACCCCGTGGCGCC CCTGATGCCGGTGACTGTATATTGGGCTTAACAGAACCTGTCTTCATCAATGAAAGTTCTAATGAAACACCTTCATCTAGATCTGCCAAGACCCCTAAAGCTGTTAAAACCAAGAAGGAAATGGAACCCAAG GTTAACCCAAAATTTCGCAAAAAAGAAGATCCTAAAACACCAAAATTATCAGAATTGAGGAATGACGTCAAAATAACAAGATCAGCTGAATCAAAGAAAGATAACATCAAAGTAACAAAATCATCAGAATCGCAGAAAGATGTGAAAATAACGAGATCGGCAGAATCAAAGGATGACTTACATATATCTAGAGTGTTAGCTGAATCGAGTAGTCTCAGGAGTGGTCGGAGCAGGCAGCCGAGTCCTCCACGATCTCTTCGGGGCACAAAAAGGCCTAGTGAAGACAACACTCCTGTTAGCAAAGTACAG AAAACAAACAAACCTGAAGCAACTCCATCACCGAAATCcattataaagaaaattaaacaagaagtt CCAGATGACCTCTTGGAGCCGCGTAACAAGCGACCCCGTGACAGTACGCGCGAAACCATCGAAACTCCTAAGAAGGAAGTTAATAAGAAAGCCAA ggtaACTCTGAACATTCCCAAGATTAAGGTGGAGCCCAAACCTGCAGCCCCATCGCCACCGCCAGTGCATAAGTGCACCAAATGTAAAAGCACATTCAAAACGCCCCAAGCGCTATCTTCACATATGAACACACATATTCAAGTCAA ggTCGAAAAAATTGAGACCCCCAAACCCGAACCAAAACCGAAGACGCAGAAGTGTCCAAAGTGCGACAAAACTTTCCCCGCCACTGCGTTCAAGGACCACAAATGTAAAC aacCAGAATGTAAGTTCTGTAAGAAAAAGTTCCAGACTATGGGACCATGCACCAATCATGAGAAATTTTGCTCTGTTGGCAATTCAGCCAATACGACTCCGGCAAAAACTGTTTCCTCTGCAAAAACTAATCCAGCAAAAAGTACTCCAGTGAAAAGTGCTCCATCAAAAACTACTCCAGCAAAAATTACTCCAGCAAAAACTACTCCAGTAAAAACTACTCCAGCAAAAACTATTCCAGCAAAAACTACTCCAGCAAAAACTATTCCAGCAAAAACTATTTCATCAGCAAAAACTTCATTATCTA AAAAACTGAAAATTCCGCAATGGCTGAAGTCGCAGTTACTTCCGATGGAGGTCAGGCTAATGAGGTGTGACCGGCTGTGCGACGACAACGGACACTGTCGAGACGCCGATTTTGTTGATCAT GACTACGGCTTAGACAAGACGCGCGAGTATCCATATCTATATAATTTGTCGATGTTGACACATAAACTGCGTATTAAGTCCGAACTGGCGATGTATGACCGCATGGTCAAAATCCAGGACAACATAAGAGATGAATTCGATTTAGACGAGTTCTACACGCACTGGGATTCCGCCAGTGACTCAGATTCTGATACAGAAATGTTCAAACCTAAATCAAAGAGTGCTGTCAAAAGACTTTCCACTTTATCTCTAAAAGTACTCTTCTCGCCTAAAGGCCTAGGCAAAGTTCCGAAAAAACTAAGAAAGATAAAGTCAGAAAAACCATTCGACTCCATACTCAATTCGACGGAATTAGACAGCGACAAATTTGGAATCAGCAACATAATCAATAGTTTAGATGATTCTATAAATGACAACGATAATACTAAAGATTTTGTGAATGagaaatttaaaactaaacacGACGATACCTTCTTTGGAGAAAACAAGGGCCCAGGTGTTAAAAATAGTGactttgatttattatttgGTAGTGCTGGCAGCACCGGTAATAAAGACAACTTATCTTCTAATGAAGATGTAGAAAGAGGAAGTCCGTCGTTAGATATAAGCTCTGTAAATAATAGGCTAAGTCGAGCAGATAGGAATAAAGAGTTTAACGTAGAAGACAAAAACAATAGTGTAAGCAGTACTGAAAATACTAATGCGAGTATAGAAAACGAAAGTAATAATAAATCTGAGAGTGATAGTATTGATATGATGAGTTCGAACCAAACTTCAGTTGTAGTAAGTAAAAATAAGACACAGGATGAAGATCAAGATAATGAGTTTAAAGAAAACATGATCGAAAATGGTGAAGACAAAAGTCTTACACCTAATAGTAATGATGAAAAACTTAATAGTAGTACTGAAAGTACAGCACTAGAAAATGGTGTAAGAGAAAAAAGCAACGAATTAATAGCTGACAAAGATGTTGAACATGATAAAGCAAATGATGCCAATGACACAGTGAATTCAAACAATGGAAGCGAAGTTGTAAATTGTAGTGTGAATGGCGATAAAGACAAAAATGTAGATGATTTAGGAGCCGGCAGTGACACTGATATGGATGATGGGAAGCTGATGGAAGCGATTGATGCACAACTCGGTGAAAGTGATGTCAAAAGAGCAAAAGTAACCGACAATTTAAGTTCAAAAGAATCTGATGATTTTACAAAAGATATAGAGTTCTAG